Proteins encoded by one window of Ulvibacter sp. MAR_2010_11:
- a CDS encoding carbonic anhydrase produces MDINIIFKNNETWVSEKLGLDPDYFKKLAEGQKPEVLYIGCSDSRVTAEEMMGATPGDAFVHRNIANLVSNLDLSAMSVINYAVVYLEVNHIIVCGHYGCGGVKAAMQSKDLGILNPWLRNIRDVYRIHRNELNAIPDEEVRYKRLVELNVQEQCVNVIKTSDVQLAYRKRGLTVHGWVFDVQTGKLIDLKIDYDTILKGIREIYHLD; encoded by the coding sequence ATGGACATCAACATAATATTTAAAAACAACGAGACCTGGGTTTCAGAAAAATTAGGTCTTGATCCCGATTATTTTAAAAAACTGGCTGAAGGACAAAAGCCCGAGGTACTTTATATTGGGTGTAGCGACAGTCGTGTAACCGCCGAAGAAATGATGGGCGCAACGCCGGGTGACGCTTTTGTACATAGAAACATAGCAAATTTGGTATCCAATCTCGACCTCAGCGCCATGTCTGTGATTAACTATGCCGTAGTCTATCTGGAGGTGAACCATATTATTGTGTGTGGTCATTATGGTTGTGGCGGTGTAAAAGCTGCAATGCAGTCTAAAGATCTTGGAATTCTAAATCCGTGGTTGCGAAATATAAGAGACGTATATAGAATTCATAGAAATGAATTAAATGCAATCCCAGATGAAGAGGTCCGTTATAAAAGACTCGTCGAACTAAATGTTCAGGAACAATGCGTGAATGTGATAAAAACTTCCGACGTGCAGCTGGCTTATCGCAAGCGAGGACTTACGGTTCACGGCTGGGTATTCGACGTTCAAACCGGGAAACTAATAGACCTCAAAATTGATTACGACACAATTTTAAAAGGAATACGGGAAATTTACCATTTGGATTAA
- a CDS encoding M28 family peptidase produces the protein MRLSLFFAFLFISFTSLFSQTDQEKVEATVSKSAIEGHIYFLADDLLKGRETGTAENKIAASYLANTLRSYGVQPISKTGSFIQEVPLQKTSPPNKFLLKIDGNEYKKKVVLEASKMKYSGNAVYLGYGMEADYKGKDVTEKMIIVKAGSDKARDARAAFGLRETKMELAKNAGALGIIEFIDAEDNIWGFIEHNFMSDRLELASSTKENKKAKDFVYLWLQDKGLSFVSGISDKKSATVTVDISDKTTENITSQNVVGMIEGTDATLKNEFIIYSAHYDHVGIGTPDENGDTIYNGARDNAVGTTTVLSMAANLAKYPTKRSALFILFTGEEKGLLGSEYYVNNPLLPLDKMVYCFNSDNAGYNDTSLATIIGLNRTTAAENIKKAATAFGLKATDDPAPEQGLFDRSDNVHFAAKGIPAPTFSLGFTAFNGTVTEYYHRPGDEANTLDYNYLLKFFQSYVLAGRLIANDPVTPFWTGGDSYEAAGKKLYNR, from the coding sequence ATGCGTTTATCACTTTTTTTTGCCTTTCTTTTTATAAGTTTCACTTCGCTTTTTTCGCAAACCGATCAAGAAAAAGTTGAAGCTACCGTTAGCAAAAGTGCTATTGAAGGACATATCTATTTTTTGGCAGATGACCTTTTAAAGGGTCGGGAGACCGGAACCGCTGAAAATAAAATAGCAGCTTCTTATTTGGCAAATACCCTTCGCAGTTACGGAGTACAGCCTATTTCTAAAACAGGTAGCTTTATTCAGGAAGTACCGTTGCAAAAAACGAGTCCGCCCAATAAATTTTTATTAAAAATTGATGGAAACGAATATAAAAAGAAGGTAGTTCTGGAAGCTTCCAAAATGAAGTATTCGGGGAATGCAGTCTATTTAGGCTACGGAATGGAAGCAGATTACAAAGGAAAGGATGTTACCGAGAAGATGATTATTGTAAAAGCCGGAAGCGACAAAGCAAGAGATGCCCGTGCTGCCTTCGGTTTGCGTGAGACAAAAATGGAACTGGCAAAAAACGCCGGTGCATTGGGAATTATTGAATTTATTGATGCAGAAGATAACATCTGGGGTTTTATTGAACACAATTTTATGAGTGATCGCCTCGAATTAGCTTCAAGTACTAAAGAAAACAAAAAAGCCAAAGACTTTGTGTATCTGTGGCTCCAGGACAAAGGATTGAGCTTTGTTAGCGGTATAAGTGACAAAAAATCGGCTACAGTAACTGTGGATATAAGTGATAAAACTACTGAAAATATAACCTCTCAGAACGTAGTAGGCATGATCGAAGGCACCGACGCAACCCTTAAGAACGAATTTATAATTTACTCGGCACATTATGACCATGTGGGCATAGGAACTCCCGATGAAAATGGTGACACAATCTACAATGGAGCTCGCGACAACGCCGTGGGAACTACAACTGTGTTAAGCATGGCCGCAAACTTGGCAAAATATCCTACCAAACGTTCTGCGCTGTTTATATTGTTTACAGGAGAAGAGAAAGGTTTGTTAGGAAGTGAATACTACGTAAACAATCCCTTATTACCACTGGATAAAATGGTCTATTGTTTTAACAGTGACAACGCCGGTTATAACGATACTTCACTTGCGACAATTATTGGTCTTAACCGAACTACTGCAGCTGAGAACATAAAAAAAGCAGCTACGGCCTTCGGATTAAAAGCTACCGATGATCCCGCTCCGGAGCAAGGACTTTTTGACCGAAGTGACAATGTGCATTTTGCTGCCAAAGGAATTCCGGCACCAACTTTCAGTTTAGGATTTACAGCGTTCAACGGCACGGTTACCGAATACTATCACAGACCGGGAGATGAGGCAAATACATTGGATTATAAC
- a CDS encoding nuclear transport factor 2 family protein: MKTTRIFGLLVIAIVILASCQEQKMRYTQASPEIDTFKAAIADYESSNWEGYMSHYADTAKIYHNTKDKPLSAKESADLFKEQEGDFASRGFIKDEGDMEMVVTDDGETWVNFWGEWQGTLAANNKVIDIPVHLTAQFIDGKIVKEYGYWDGSQIMASMMEIAAAAKMTDSTSAGETMNQ; this comes from the coding sequence ATGAAAACAACAAGAATTTTTGGATTACTGGTGATTGCAATTGTAATATTAGCATCTTGTCAGGAGCAAAAGATGCGCTACACACAAGCATCACCCGAAATTGACACTTTTAAAGCAGCCATAGCCGATTACGAAAGTAGTAACTGGGAAGGCTATATGAGCCATTATGCCGACACAGCCAAGATTTATCACAACACCAAAGACAAGCCCCTATCGGCTAAAGAATCGGCCGACTTATTTAAAGAGCAGGAAGGTGATTTCGCTTCCCGTGGATTTATAAAGGATGAGGGAGATATGGAAATGGTAGTCACTGACGACGGTGAAACTTGGGTAAATTTTTGGGGAGAATGGCAAGGGACACTGGCCGCAAATAACAAGGTTATTGACATCCCGGTGCATTTGACAGCTCAATTTATAGATGGTAAAATTGTAAAAGAATACGGGTATTGGGATGGCTCACAAATCATGGCGTCCATGATGGAAATCGCAGCAGCTGCAAAAATGACCGACTCCACTAGTGCAGGAGAAACTATGAATCAATAA